The nucleotide window AGGAGATGGATCAAGATATCTATTCTTGTTGGTGAGATCGGATATATCTTTCCATTCGCTTTGATATTCCCCTCTTCCATTTTTGTGAGCCAGTAAACTAAAGTATTTTCGGGAACTTTTTCTTTTGGTGGGTTTCTTGTTATCATAATAACGTTTTGGTCAAAGAAATTTGGGATTAGTTTTTTCAGTTCTTCTTTGCTTTTGAAGATAAATGCGCCCTTAACTTCCGGAGGCCTTTGCTGTTTTGGCTTTTCAAATACTGCCATTTTGGAGGGATATATTACAAATTTCAATGCTCCAACTGCGGCCATTAATCGAAAAACTGCTGCTAATAGAAACTCTGTTGAGGCTATTGACTCAATGTTTCTTGTAAACGGGTATGTGAGGTTTATTGCTCCCAAAAGAATTAATCCCCATGGAAAAAGCTCTTCAACTGTGTTCTTGGAGATCACATAGTTCCTCAATACGTACCCGACATAAATTAAAGAGGCTCCAAAGACAAAGCTGGGAAATGATGATTTGACTGGGAATGAATGTTCAAATCTGTCAAAAAACTCCGTTGCTAGAAGAAAGAGCCAGATATATGCTGCAATGGCGAATATCCCTAAAGTTACAACATCCCTAAACTCGCTCCGCTCTTTCCTCAGCTGAATTCCTCCCCAAACCAGCAGTCCAGCTACAAGGAAACTTGGTATTTTAGACGCAACATCATACGCCTCTGGCTTAATGGAAACTCCAAGGGGAGTTAAGATATAATTTTCTACATCGAGGGCATTGATAAATAGGGCAAAGGCTATTAACCCCCACCTTTTTTCCTTGGTTTTTGTGGTCTTATAAAGCACAGTAAGGAAAAGCAACCACCTCGACAGGAAATTAAGGTAGGGAATGAAAGCCATTCCCCTCACCGTTCAATAATCTCTTTTTCCTGTTTGGCCACAACCAATACATTGGAGGGGATGTTTTTATCAACTATTACGCCCGGACCGATAAGAGAGTTGCTCCCTATTTTCCTTCCCGGGTAAATCGTAACGTTTATTCCAATCTTTACATTGTGTCCTATGATTGCTCCAAGCTTTCTTCTACCGCTGTCTTCGAGTTTACCTTTTACTTCTACCTTTATAGTTTTGTTGTCGTGTCTCAGGTTGGCTGTTATAGTTCCAGCGCCTAAGTTGGTGTTCTCTCCAATAATTGAATCTCCCACGTAGTTAAGATGGGGAGCGTTGCTGTGATCCATTATTATCGAGTTTTTGATTTCAACTGCATTTCCAATGTGGCACCTATCTCCAATGCTCGTATAGGGCCTTATAAAGCAATTGGGCCCTATTTTGGAGTTTTTCCCGATTTTTACGGGTCCTATGATGTAGGCTCCACTTCTAACAACTGTTCCCTCTTCAATTTCTACAGGAGGAAGAATAGTGGCCCCTTCTTCTACAATTCCTTTTATGCTGTGCTGGAGATGGTTTTTGAGAATGTACTCGTTTAGCTCTAAGAGGTTCCATGGCCTTCCCATATCGTTCCAGTAACCCTCATAAACTGCATAGGCTACTTTCTTGCCTTCTTTTATCATGAGGTTTATTGTGTCTGTTATCTCATATTCTCCGCGCTGGCTCTTTGGAGTTTTTTCTATGAACCCGAAAACTTCTGGCTTGAAGAGGTAAATTCCCAGGTTTGCATATCCGGAAACAGCCCCGGGCTTTTCTCTAATGTTCTTTACGAGCTCACCCTCTACCTCTACCATTCCGAAATGAGTTAAATCCTCAAACCTCTTTACGAGCAATGCGGCATCAGCATTATTTTTTCTGAAGGACTGTAAAAGAGTCTTTATGCCCTCTCTCTCAAAGTATATGTCTCCGTTAACCGCCAAAAACTCCTCATTTTCGATGTATTCAATTGCGGAATAAATGGCCCTTGCAGTTCCTTCTCCTTTTACCTGCTCCACATAGGTTATTGGTTTTCCCCCGTATTCATCTCCTAAATATTCCATAAGCTTTTCCTTTTGGTACCTCACGATCACTATAAATTCATCGACAAAAGGATATATGTTTTCGAAGACGTAATCTATTATCGCTCTGTTTGCGACTTTGAGCATAACCTTTGGCCTATCGTCTGTAAGAGGTCTTAATCTTTCACCTTTTCCCGCTGCGAGTACTACACCCTTCATATCAACACCCCCAATAGAGATGCTATCAAAGCTATGAACCCGAAGAAAATGCAGAACTTGGAAAAGTCAAGCCGCTTGGCAAGTCTAAGCATGACTTCAATCATAAGAAGGCTGACCACAAATGCAGTTATCACTGCAGCTAGTGGAATTGTTAAGGGTTCCGAAGTGCGTGAAACTTCAGGTAGCTCTAAAAACAGTGCCCCCGTAATAGCGGGAATTGCCATTAAAAAACTGAGCCTTATGGCTTTTTCTTGTTTTACACCCAGAAGTAATAGACTCCCTACTGTCATTCCCGACCTTGATATCCCGGGAATTACTGCTATCCCCTGTGCTACTCCAGCAATTATTGAATCGAATATCGTAGCTTCTTCTTTTTCACTTTTTAACCCTTTTTCTAGTTTTTCTAGTGGGGCTTCCCGAGATTTCTTTAAAATTATGCCGGTAAGGATTAAGGCTATACCTATTATCCCATTAATAGCTTCTCCGTTGAATGAAGATGCAACGAGTTTGAAAGTTTTGTATAAGGGCAGGCCTACTATACCAGTAAAGAGAGTTGAATAGAACAGGAACTTCTCTTCCTCTTCCCACCTAAAGAGAACCAATTTAAGCAAAATCTTGCTCAACTCATACCTAAATTTGAAAAACAGCGCCATAAGAGTTCCTAAATGCAAGAGCAGAGAGTAAGAATAAGCCTGCTCCGGGGGTATCTTAAGAAGGTTTATTAAAAATAGCATTGTCTGACCAGAACTGCTTATTGGCAGCCATTCTGTAATTCCCTGGAATAGACCAATAATAATAGCTTGGTAATACTCCATTGCCGTCACTATAAAAACTAACTAAGGTATGATAAATAAACCTTTCGTAGTTCAAAGGTAAAAAATTAAGAGAAAAGTTCAAATTGAATCTCCAGATAATTTTTAAGAGTAATTAAATCAGATAACTTCAGCAAAGGCGAATTTTCTCTTCACACTGTTAATTACAATCTCCACTTCGTCCCCAACTTTGGTGTTTGGAACGAAGACTACAAACCCTTTAATTCTAGCAATTCCATCTCCGCCTTGTCCAATACTCTCTATCTTTACCTTATATCTTTCTCCAACCTTAACTGGAGCTTCAAATCTTCTTCCACCAAATCTATCTCCATACATTTCCAACAATCTCCTTTCAAATTTTCAGCACCCTAGAAGAGCGCTGAATTTAGTTCTTTTGAAGGTTTATAAAGGTTTGCATTTCGTTTTTTGCATGCACTATAATAGTGATCTGAGCAATTAAAAGTTCTTTAATGTTCATAATCTATGCTACGTAGTCCATAAGTAGACATGAACAAACGCTTTTCTACATAACCTTAGGTTAAAAACAAGGCTTTTTATACCTTTATTGTTAATTTAGACTTTTACAAAACCCTTTTAAAAGAAATTGTTGAAGTATACATCGACAAAAGCGAAAATAGTGAGAATAAAGGCTTGGATTGAGATTCGAGGTGGGAAAAATGAGTTTCATTGTTTCATTTGTATGGTCGTTTGTGCTTTGGCTTGTACTCACAGCAGGTACCAAAGGAATGCTCTGGAGCACGGAAGAAGTAATCGCAGGGATTATATTCGCTGCAATCGTCGGGCTTTCAACAAAGAATATCATAGGAGAAAAAGCTCAGAGATTCCTAAACCCAGCAAAGTGGCTTGGATTCCTAGTTTATGCCATTGGCCCCCTCTTCTGGGGGATGGTAAAGGCAAATTTTGACGTTGCTTATAGAGTAATCACCGGAAAAATAAAGCCAGGGATTGTTAGAGTACCCGTTGACCTTGAAAATGAAGCCCAATACACAATACTAAGCAATTCAATTACCCTCACTCCTGGAACCTTGACAGTGGATGCCTGCCCAGAAGAAAAAGCCCTCTACGTCCACTGGATATACGTAAGAGACGAAGAACCAAAGAGCTCTGAACCCGTTGCAGGTTCTTTTGAAAAATGGGCAAGGAGGTTAGGGAAATGATTTTCACAGAGTTCTTTTACGGAGCAATAGTAATTGCTCTTGGGGCGTTCATAACTCTGATTCGTGTCATGCTTGGACCTAGTGTTCCTGACAGGGTTGTTGGTGTTGACACATTAAACACCCTTATCGTGGCCGGAATGATCCTCCTGGGAGCAGCTTATGACAGAGTAATTTACATCGATATAGCCATAGTTTATGCCTTGCTCAGTTATATTGGGACTTTGGTAATTGCTAAGTATCTCCAGGGGGGATTGGAGTGATTAAAAGCATAATTTACGTTTTTCTGGCAATCAGTATTACTTTCAACTTGCTCGGGAGCGTTTCACTTCATAGATTTCCCGATGTTTACACCAGATTACATGGCGCAACAAAGTGCACAACTTTTGGAACGATATTTGCCGTCTTGGCCGTAATTGTCCATGCAATTTGGCAAATAAAAGAAACAGGGAATCCAAAGTATCTTCAAATGGCATTGCACAGCTTGGTTGCTCTTATAGCCTTGTTGCTTACAAACCCAACAGGAGCTCATGCAATAGCGAAAGCTGCACATTTGAGCGGATATAAACCAGCAAGGGCTGTTATTGATGCTTATGAGAAGAAGTTGAGGGGTGAAGAAGCATGAACCCATTAACCGTTGATATGATAATTCAAGCGGGGCTCCTCATTGGAATATTGCTTTCTTCATACTGGATGATAACCACAAGGGATTTACTTTCAGCAGCCCTAGCGTCTGCGGCTATGAGCCTCCTTCTTAGTTTGGAATTCTACATGCTTCATGCACCAGATGTTGCCATAGCGGAAGCAGCTGTTGGTGCGGGTGTTGTTACTGCAATAGTTGTTTATGGGATTTCAAAAACCGAGAGATGGGAGCGTGAGAGTCCATGAGAAGAACTGTCGGAGCGTTATCCTTGCTCTTCATACTCGGAATGTTGCTTTTAATTGCTCATCCAAATTACGGCCTAAAATTTGGCTTAGGCGGGGAGGACTGGCAAAAGTATCGCTATACAGACCAGTACTACATAGATCATGGCATTGAAGAAGTGGGTGGAACTAACATTGTTACTGACATAGTCTTTGATTACAGAGGATACGATACCCTTGGAGAGGCCACGGTTCTTTTCACTTCAATAGCGGGAGCAGTCGCATTGCTTAGAAAATGGAGGGAGGAAAATGGGGAGTGACATGGGGCTTATAGTTAAAACAATGGCAAGAGCTACTATACCTCTCATAGGGATTTTCGGAGCTTACGTTGTTGCTCATGGACATCTGACCCCCGGAGGAGGTTTCCAGGGTGGAGCCACAATTGCTGGAGCGGGAATACTATTCCTTATAGCATTTGGACTCAATGAAGCCAAGACCAGGATAAACAAGAACTTATATTCCGCCCTTGAGGGAGTAGGAGGCCTAGTTTTCTTGATAGCTGGAATGCTCGGTCTGGGTGTAGCGTTCTTCTACAACACCCTATGGCATAACGGTCCAATTTTCAATGGAGAACCAGGCACACTTCTTTCAGCAGGTTACCTTCCAATAATGAACTTGGCAGTGGGTCTGAAAGTTTACACAGGGCTGGTAAGTGCTGTCCTTGCAATGGCTCTCTTTAGGAGGTGGAGAAAGTGATACCACTGCAATTTGTTACGGCATTTTTAATGATCTTCATGGGCATTTACGCGTTCTTGTACAAGAGAAACCTCATCAAATTAATCCTGGCCCTCAATTTAATTGATGCAGGCATACACCTCTTGCTGATAAGCCTCGGATATAGATTGGAAAACGGAGTTTTACCTACAGCGCCCATTTACACTGGGTATGAAACATTGAAGGGCACTCCAATGGTTGGCCCAATACCACAGGCTTTAGTGCTCACGAGCATAGTCATTGGAGTTTGTGTGCTCTCATTGGCAATGGCATTGACGATAAACGCCTATAGACACTACGGAACCCTTGACGTTAACAAGTTAAGGAGGTTGAGAGGATGACGCTCCCGTTTCTAATCATAATTCCATTATTCGGAGCATTTTCAATGCCTATCATTAGCTTATTTGGAAAGAAGCTCAAGGAATATTGGGCACTCATAATCAGCG belongs to Thermococcus bergensis and includes:
- the glmU gene encoding bifunctional sugar-1-phosphate nucleotidylyltransferase/acetyltransferase yields the protein MKGVVLAAGKGERLRPLTDDRPKVMLKVANRAIIDYVFENIYPFVDEFIVIVRYQKEKLMEYLGDEYGGKPITYVEQVKGEGTARAIYSAIEYIENEEFLAVNGDIYFEREGIKTLLQSFRKNNADAALLVKRFEDLTHFGMVEVEGELVKNIREKPGAVSGYANLGIYLFKPEVFGFIEKTPKSQRGEYEITDTINLMIKEGKKVAYAVYEGYWNDMGRPWNLLELNEYILKNHLQHSIKGIVEEGATILPPVEIEEGTVVRSGAYIIGPVKIGKNSKIGPNCFIRPYTSIGDRCHIGNAVEIKNSIIMDHSNAPHLNYVGDSIIGENTNLGAGTITANLRHDNKTIKVEVKGKLEDSGRRKLGAIIGHNVKIGINVTIYPGRKIGSNSLIGPGVIVDKNIPSNVLVVAKQEKEIIER
- a CDS encoding DUF835 domain-containing protein — translated: MAFIPYLNFLSRWLLFLTVLYKTTKTKEKRWGLIAFALFINALDVENYILTPLGVSIKPEAYDVASKIPSFLVAGLLVWGGIQLRKERSEFRDVVTLGIFAIAAYIWLFLLATEFFDRFEHSFPVKSSFPSFVFGASLIYVGYVLRNYVISKNTVEELFPWGLILLGAINLTYPFTRNIESIASTEFLLAAVFRLMAAVGALKFVIYPSKMAVFEKPKQQRPPEVKGAFIFKSKEELKKLIPNFFDQNVIMITRNPPKEKVPENTLVYWLTKMEEGNIKANGKIYPISPTRIDILIHLLTKNLESGYNAVYMDGFEYLMIENGFESAVKFLFDLKDRVVSEGKVIALIIDPRTLTEKQVALLEREFSSRI
- a CDS encoding DUF4040 domain-containing protein, giving the protein MNPLTVDMIIQAGLLIGILLSSYWMITTRDLLSAALASAAMSLLLSLEFYMLHAPDVAIAEAAVGAGVVTAIVVYGISKTERWERESP
- a CDS encoding undecaprenyl-diphosphate phosphatase, producing MEYYQAIIIGLFQGITEWLPISSSGQTMLFLINLLKIPPEQAYSYSLLLHLGTLMALFFKFRYELSKILLKLVLFRWEEEEKFLFYSTLFTGIVGLPLYKTFKLVASSFNGEAINGIIGIALILTGIILKKSREAPLEKLEKGLKSEKEEATIFDSIIAGVAQGIAVIPGISRSGMTVGSLLLLGVKQEKAIRLSFLMAIPAITGALFLELPEVSRTSEPLTIPLAAVITAFVVSLLMIEVMLRLAKRLDFSKFCIFFGFIALIASLLGVLI
- a CDS encoding Na(+)/H(+) antiporter subunit B, coding for MGSDMGLIVKTMARATIPLIGIFGAYVVAHGHLTPGGGFQGGATIAGAGILFLIAFGLNEAKTRINKNLYSALEGVGGLVFLIAGMLGLGVAFFYNTLWHNGPIFNGEPGTLLSAGYLPIMNLAVGLKVYTGLVSAVLAMALFRRWRK
- a CDS encoding TRAM domain-containing protein gives rise to the protein MYGDRFGGRRFEAPVKVGERYKVKIESIGQGGDGIARIKGFVVFVPNTKVGDEVEIVINSVKRKFAFAEVI
- the mnhG gene encoding monovalent cation/H(+) antiporter subunit G → MIKSIIYVFLAISITFNLLGSVSLHRFPDVYTRLHGATKCTTFGTIFAVLAVIVHAIWQIKETGNPKYLQMALHSLVALIALLLTNPTGAHAIAKAAHLSGYKPARAVIDAYEKKLRGEEA
- a CDS encoding NADH-quinone oxidoreductase subunit K, which encodes MIPLQFVTAFLMIFMGIYAFLYKRNLIKLILALNLIDAGIHLLLISLGYRLENGVLPTAPIYTGYETLKGTPMVGPIPQALVLTSIVIGVCVLSLAMALTINAYRHYGTLDVNKLRRLRG
- a CDS encoding cation:proton antiporter; the encoded protein is MIFTEFFYGAIVIALGAFITLIRVMLGPSVPDRVVGVDTLNTLIVAGMILLGAAYDRVIYIDIAIVYALLSYIGTLVIAKYLQGGLE
- a CDS encoding monovalent cation/H+ antiporter subunit E; translation: MSFIVSFVWSFVLWLVLTAGTKGMLWSTEEVIAGIIFAAIVGLSTKNIIGEKAQRFLNPAKWLGFLVYAIGPLFWGMVKANFDVAYRVITGKIKPGIVRVPVDLENEAQYTILSNSITLTPGTLTVDACPEEKALYVHWIYVRDEEPKSSEPVAGSFEKWARRLGK
- the mbhE gene encoding hydrogen gas-evolving membrane-bound hydrogenase subunit E; translation: MRRTVGALSLLFILGMLLLIAHPNYGLKFGLGGEDWQKYRYTDQYYIDHGIEEVGGTNIVTDIVFDYRGYDTLGEATVLFTSIAGAVALLRKWREENGE